A single region of the Rhipicephalus microplus isolate Deutch F79 chromosome 10, USDA_Rmic, whole genome shotgun sequence genome encodes:
- the LOC119181472 gene encoding ribonuclease kappa: protein MIRICGPKFSMCCSILSVWGIIMLVIMGIFLFTHSVAFAEDLGIEAEHMKKHEFLTEANRRYTQAAYNCWIAACLYVVTLAASVHQIYMNRRAQRAY, encoded by the exons ATGATTCGAATTTGTGGGCCCAAGTTTTCCATGTGCTGCTCCATATTGAGCGTGTGGGGCATCATAATGCTG GTCATTATGGGCATATTCTTATTCACGCACAGCGTGGCCTTCGCGGAAGACCTGGGAATCGAGGCGGAACACATGAAGAAGCACGAGTTCTTGACCGAGGCCAACCGGCGGTACACTCAGGCGGCGTACAACTGCTGGATTGCGGCTTGCTTGTATGTCG TGACACTGGCAGCATCTGTGCACCAGATCTACATGAACAGAAGGGCACAGCGCGCCTACTAG